Proteins encoded by one window of Methanobacterium sp. CWC-01:
- a CDS encoding type 1 glutamine amidotransferase domain-containing protein, whose amino-acid sequence MATVAVIMDDWFEDVEYTQPAAAFEKAGHELVIIGLEKGKVVTGKRQKVQATIQRSLGDVSVDEFDALLIPGGYSPDRLRAHEMAVQFVKDFTKSGKPVFSICHAPQILITADVLKNRRITGYKSIIQDIKNAGAEFIDKEVVVDGNLVSSRDPGDIPAFIRESLQKL is encoded by the coding sequence ATGGCTACCGTGGCAGTTATAATGGATGACTGGTTTGAGGATGTGGAATATACTCAACCGGCTGCTGCCTTTGAAAAGGCAGGACATGAACTAGTTATCATCGGGTTAGAAAAGGGGAAAGTAGTGACGGGAAAACGTCAGAAGGTCCAAGCCACCATCCAGAGGTCCCTGGGGGATGTGTCGGTGGATGAATTCGATGCATTACTGATCCCGGGTGGTTACTCTCCGGACCGGTTACGGGCCCATGAGATGGCGGTTCAGTTTGTTAAAGACTTCACAAAAAGTGGTAAACCCGTTTTCTCCATATGCCATGCCCCCCAGATATTAATTACAGCCGATGTATTAAAGAATCGTCGGATTACTGGATATAAATCTATAATTCAGGATATAAAAAATGCTGGTGCTGAATTTATAGATAAAGAAGTGGTGGTGGATGGTAACCTGGTTTCCAGCCGTGACCCCGGAGATATCCCGGCATTTATCCGAGAATCCCTCCAAAAATTATGA
- a CDS encoding TRAM domain-containing protein, giving the protein MFRDSYSNDRDSSAPIKEGHEYDVKIEDTGRDGDGIARIEGFVVFVSGAKVGDEVKIRVNSTRRNFAFAEVVE; this is encoded by the coding sequence TTGTTTAGAGATAGCTACAGTAATGATAGAGATAGTTCTGCCCCTATTAAGGAAGGGCATGAATACGATGTTAAGATTGAAGATACCGGCAGAGACGGAGACGGAATTGCCCGTATCGAAGGTTTCGTGGTTTTTGTTTCAGGCGCCAAAGTGGGCGATGAAGTTAAAATTAGAGTTAATTCTACCCGAAGGAACTTTGCCTTTGCAGAAGTAGTAGAATAA
- a CDS encoding MBL fold metallo-hydrolase: MSLEITTIKLKIMGGVATVNCYLLKSGENFLLIDTGHASKKRAVDETLRQAGCQPGDLKLILLTHGDSDHAGNAKFLRDKYDAPLVMHQTDSGMVTEGNMLYNRRANLLSRIISPFMGLGRKYRFTPDFYVEDGYHLLPYGMEARVVHIPGHSAGSIGVLTSTGDLFCGDLFTNTKKPARGGIIDDEAAAQASVEKLKKMEIKQVYPGHGDPFPWKLLLD, from the coding sequence ATGTCCCTGGAGATAACCACCATCAAGTTGAAGATCATGGGTGGTGTGGCCACCGTCAACTGTTACCTCCTAAAAAGTGGGGAGAATTTCCTGCTCATTGACACTGGACATGCCAGCAAAAAGAGGGCAGTGGATGAAACACTACGGCAAGCTGGCTGCCAGCCCGGAGATCTGAAACTGATACTCCTAACCCATGGTGATTCGGATCATGCTGGTAACGCTAAATTTTTAAGGGATAAATACGATGCTCCCCTAGTGATGCACCAGACTGATTCAGGTATGGTCACCGAGGGGAACATGTTATACAACCGCAGGGCAAACCTTCTCTCCCGTATCATAAGCCCCTTCATGGGTCTGGGTCGGAAGTACCGATTCACCCCCGACTTTTACGTGGAGGATGGGTATCATCTTTTACCCTACGGGATGGAGGCCCGGGTGGTGCATATCCCTGGCCACTCCGCCGGGTCCATTGGAGTCCTGACCAGTACGGGGGATCTATTCTGTGGAGATCTTTTCACCAACACCAAAAAACCGGCCCGGGGTGGTATCATCGATGATGAAGCTGCGGCCCAGGCCAGTGTGGAGAAATTGAAGAAAATGGAGATAAAGCAGGTCTATCCCGGTCATGGGGATCCCTTCCCCTGGAAATTATTACTAGATTAA
- a CDS encoding bile acid:sodium symporter family protein: MDVLLQQIANLSVIVYILTTMISMGLSFLPKQFVEPLKDKSLVLKSLAANFLLVPLLTYIILQVIPLEQGLAIGLVLMAAGAGSPFMLKLVQVTRADMVFAVGLMLILSLVTLIYLPVMLSLLLPGVYINHLSIATSLLVLIVLPLLAGTVLKARYRSLAETLKPIFTWISNLFIIVVVVIYLFLNYQDFLAVFGTGALIAAVTFILVAFSLGYLLGGPSPGTKMVLGLGTAIRNGSAALVVAVANFSAQYNVIAMIVVVYLLSFILMILVSLVRGKMITKN, translated from the coding sequence ATGGACGTCCTGTTGCAGCAGATCGCCAATTTAAGCGTTATAGTCTACATCTTAACCACCATGATATCCATGGGGCTTAGCTTTCTGCCTAAACAGTTTGTGGAACCCCTTAAGGATAAGAGCCTGGTTTTAAAGTCCCTGGCTGCTAACTTCCTACTGGTTCCGCTACTGACCTATATAATCCTCCAGGTAATCCCCCTGGAGCAGGGCCTGGCCATTGGGCTGGTGTTAATGGCCGCCGGGGCGGGTTCGCCCTTCATGCTGAAACTGGTCCAGGTTACCCGGGCGGATATGGTCTTCGCAGTGGGTTTGATGCTGATTCTGTCCCTGGTGACTCTGATATACCTGCCAGTGATGTTATCCCTCCTCCTCCCCGGAGTTTACATCAACCACCTGTCCATTGCCACCTCCCTTTTAGTGTTGATTGTATTGCCCCTGCTGGCTGGTACGGTTCTGAAAGCCCGCTACCGTAGCCTGGCCGAAACTCTCAAACCCATCTTCACCTGGATCTCCAACCTCTTCATCATCGTGGTGGTGGTCATTTACCTCTTTTTGAACTACCAGGACTTCCTGGCCGTGTTTGGAACCGGAGCCCTGATAGCTGCTGTGACATTCATTTTAGTTGCCTTTTCACTGGGATACCTCCTGGGGGGTCCCTCCCCCGGGACTAAAATGGTACTGGGCCTGGGCACCGCTATCCGGAATGGTTCCGCGGCGCTGGTGGTGGCGGTGGCCAACTTCAGCGCCCAATACAACGTCATAGCCATGATCGTGGTGGTCTACCTGTTGAGTTTTATCCTGATGATCCTGGTCTCCCTGGTGAGGGGGAAAATGATAACTAAAAATTAA
- a CDS encoding Hsp20/alpha crystallin family protein, producing MVEKELKEKKEEAEEKAVEIKKATLEKKEMATEKAAELKEAAAQTEEEAEEAARKRGRQAEKVINDFLSSLRSRQEDFSKAWADYITIDKPLADVIETEGDIIVKTDLPGIKKGDVDVTITEDSVEITAQFKEEYSEEEVDYVLRERSYGETKRFIKLPGKVKVKEATAKLEDSILTINLPKQEKSKFKVEIS from the coding sequence ATGGTGGAAAAAGAGCTTAAAGAAAAGAAAGAAGAAGCAGAGGAAAAGGCAGTGGAGATTAAAAAGGCCACCCTGGAAAAGAAAGAGATGGCCACGGAAAAAGCAGCGGAACTTAAAGAAGCAGCAGCCCAGACCGAAGAGGAAGCAGAAGAGGCTGCCAGGAAAAGGGGAAGGCAGGCGGAAAAGGTGATAAATGATTTTTTAAGCAGTCTTCGCAGCCGGCAGGAAGATTTCAGCAAGGCCTGGGCGGATTATATCACCATAGATAAACCCCTGGCCGATGTTATTGAAACTGAGGGGGATATAATCGTGAAAACTGACCTCCCCGGTATAAAGAAGGGTGACGTGGATGTGACCATCACTGAAGACAGTGTGGAAATCACGGCCCAGTTTAAGGAAGAATACAGTGAGGAGGAAGTGGACTACGTCCTGAGAGAAAGGAGCTACGGTGAAACCAAGAGATTCATCAAACTACCCGGCAAGGTGAAGGTTAAAGAAGCCACCGCTAAACTGGAGGACTCCATTCTAACCATCAACCTCCCCAAACAGGAGAAATCAAAATTTAAAGTAGAAATAAGCTAA
- a CDS encoding hemerythrin domain-containing protein, with translation MSNEKKPNIGEDFIRFHRIVTRSLEVGLGNINEFLKGGGVDKSKREGFLNYVESFSSFLDGHHKVENQLVFPYFKPLLPEVPYVQLMTEHKEVESLLQEINSGLNSLRSKKDEISSLKQLKSSFVKIDHIWHPHIQIEETQLFQKVGSLNINMDEMTSIQKKFSDFFQEHTGPAYLVVPFALYNLSPEDRALLAAGFPEMVTKQLVPGDWKDKWISMQPFLLR, from the coding sequence ATGTCTAATGAAAAAAAGCCCAATATAGGGGAGGACTTCATCCGTTTTCACAGGATCGTTACTCGTAGTCTGGAAGTGGGTCTTGGAAATATTAACGAGTTTTTAAAGGGAGGAGGTGTGGATAAATCCAAGCGTGAAGGCTTCCTTAACTATGTGGAGAGTTTTTCATCATTTTTAGATGGACATCATAAGGTCGAAAATCAGCTGGTATTTCCCTACTTTAAGCCCCTCCTACCTGAGGTACCCTATGTACAATTGATGACCGAACACAAAGAGGTTGAAAGTTTACTACAGGAAATAAACAGTGGACTTAACAGTTTAAGGTCAAAAAAAGATGAAATAAGTTCATTAAAACAGCTTAAATCCAGTTTTGTTAAGATAGATCATATATGGCATCCCCATATACAGATTGAAGAGACGCAATTATTTCAAAAAGTTGGAAGCTTGAATATAAATATGGATGAAATGACTAGTATCCAAAAAAAGTTTTCCGATTTTTTTCAAGAACATACTGGCCCTGCATATTTGGTGGTGCCTTTTGCATTGTACAACTTATCCCCAGAGGACCGTGCCCTACTGGCAGCCGGATTTCCAGAGATGGTAACAAAACAACTGGTACCAGGGGACTGGAAAGATAAGTGGATATCCATGCAGCCCTTCCTACTTAGATGA
- a CDS encoding prenyltransferase produces the protein MFSKILGWNQFRALVKMGRPFVLVAGLIAYFLGLSIAYHDQGTIHIVPALVGLLILVLATLMAHYANEYADVDTDTITRRTRYSGGSGVLPSGIIPPSWAFWSAVILAIMTLIFTFSSFLWGLISSQVVVIVLVGMWGGWFYSMPPLQLERTMWGELDNALLGGYLMPLIAYIPQVGVAEPEMFLILTPIFLAVLVNLLGVHWLDREADGQVGKNTLVVRLAGRVPLIHLLLTVLMYLVTLSFWTLIPWQVIVAILLTIPLAVWANLRFKQSPQYSSILMSAVMIFAGVGWIIA, from the coding sequence ATGTTCAGTAAAATATTGGGCTGGAATCAATTCCGGGCCCTGGTTAAAATGGGCCGACCATTCGTCCTGGTGGCAGGCCTTATCGCTTACTTTCTGGGTTTATCCATCGCTTACCATGATCAGGGCACCATCCATATAGTTCCAGCTCTGGTGGGGCTTCTAATTTTAGTATTGGCCACCCTGATGGCCCATTATGCCAACGAGTATGCGGATGTGGACACCGATACCATCACCCGCCGCACCCGTTATTCAGGGGGGAGTGGGGTGTTACCCTCAGGGATAATTCCGCCCAGTTGGGCTTTTTGGTCGGCGGTGATCCTGGCTATCATGACCCTCATATTCACCTTCTCATCCTTTTTATGGGGTTTAATATCCAGTCAGGTGGTAGTGATAGTCCTGGTGGGCATGTGGGGGGGATGGTTCTATTCCATGCCACCCCTGCAATTAGAAAGGACCATGTGGGGGGAGCTGGACAATGCACTCCTAGGCGGGTACCTGATGCCCCTTATAGCCTACATCCCCCAGGTGGGAGTGGCTGAGCCGGAAATGTTCCTGATTTTAACCCCCATCTTTTTGGCGGTGCTGGTAAATCTCCTAGGAGTGCACTGGCTGGACCGGGAAGCCGACGGCCAGGTGGGTAAGAACACCCTGGTGGTAAGACTGGCAGGGAGAGTCCCCCTGATCCACCTGCTACTCACGGTGTTGATGTATCTGGTAACCCTATCCTTCTGGACGTTGATTCCCTGGCAGGTGATAGTGGCCATTCTGCTGACCATACCCCTGGCAGTGTGGGCCAACTTACGTTTTAAACAGAGCCCGCAGTACAGTTCCATTCTGATGAGTGCGGTGATGATCTTTGCCGGAGTGGGATGGATAATAGCCTAA
- a CDS encoding putative immunity protein, whose product MRDKCFVREHRGGSLEKEQHHQLMEWATQCAQHVLPLSGERIDERLTRALEVAVMWRQGEASVAEARKAAVEAHQVAREASNKTAIYVARSVGHAVATAHMADHSLGAAWYALKATKSAGKSVDKERKWQDEQLPLEVRELVLTARDAKRFQRI is encoded by the coding sequence ATGAGGGATAAATGTTTTGTAAGAGAACATCGAGGCGGATCCCTGGAAAAAGAGCAACACCACCAGTTGATGGAATGGGCCACCCAGTGTGCCCAGCACGTGTTACCCCTTTCTGGTGAGAGGATCGATGAACGGCTGACCAGGGCATTGGAAGTGGCTGTAATGTGGAGGCAGGGGGAGGCCTCGGTGGCTGAGGCCCGGAAAGCGGCAGTAGAAGCCCATCAAGTAGCCCGGGAAGCATCAAATAAGACTGCAATATATGTGGCCCGTTCGGTGGGACACGCCGTGGCCACGGCCCATATGGCGGACCATTCCCTGGGGGCGGCCTGGTATGCCCTGAAGGCCACCAAAAGTGCGGGTAAATCAGTGGATAAAGAGAGGAAATGGCAGGATGAACAGTTACCACTGGAGGTCAGGGAGCTGGTCCTTACCGCCCGGGATGCGAAGAGATTTCAACGGATATAA
- a CDS encoding GNAT family N-acetyltransferase: MVNDQLKYTRLGIGDTEGLLELIKLYETVFEMEPFQYPSRSYLERLLENKNTIFLVASYQEDIIAGLTAHQLPSTYFEAHEVYVYDLAVHPDHQRRGIGTRLLEELKRISCQQGDKEIFLQADIDDAYAIDFYKKIGGVPENVIHFTFQLGCDQPRDKPAQNPEN; encoded by the coding sequence ATGGTAAATGATCAGCTGAAATATACGAGGTTGGGGATTGGTGATACAGAAGGACTCTTGGAGTTAATTAAGCTCTACGAAACCGTCTTTGAAATGGAACCCTTCCAGTATCCCAGCCGCAGCTACCTGGAAAGGTTACTGGAAAATAAGAACACCATTTTCCTGGTGGCCAGCTACCAAGAGGATATCATCGCCGGGTTAACTGCCCATCAATTACCATCCACCTACTTCGAAGCCCATGAGGTGTACGTGTATGACCTGGCCGTGCACCCCGACCATCAGCGGAGGGGGATCGGAACCCGACTACTGGAGGAATTAAAAAGGATATCCTGCCAGCAGGGGGATAAAGAGATATTCCTCCAGGCTGATATCGATGATGCCTATGCTATAGATTTCTATAAGAAAATCGGGGGAGTCCCCGAGAATGTAATCCACTTCACCTTCCAGTTGGGATGTGACCAGCCAAGAGATAAACCGGCACAAAATCCAGAAAATTAA
- a CDS encoding ferritin-like domain-containing protein — MDQKEIIKVLNDNLVRELEATMIYSRNSFIMEECDASRVTEAISVDEMRHMWWLADLITKRGGKPTMEHQELDFGGDDLEGMLKRQIELESEGIETYTRQIREIPDEEVVGVLKHILDEEKRHRKEFRERLEKYVR; from the coding sequence TTGGACCAGAAAGAAATAATCAAAGTCTTAAATGATAATCTTGTCCGGGAATTAGAGGCCACCATGATCTACAGTAGGAATTCCTTTATAATGGAAGAATGTGATGCCAGCCGGGTAACCGAGGCCATCTCCGTGGATGAGATGAGGCACATGTGGTGGCTGGCCGATCTCATCACCAAAAGGGGAGGAAAACCCACCATGGAACACCAGGAACTGGACTTCGGTGGCGATGACCTGGAGGGGATGCTGAAGCGCCAGATAGAACTGGAAAGTGAGGGCATCGAAACCTACACCCGGCAGATCAGAGAGATACCAGACGAGGAAGTGGTGGGTGTTTTAAAACATATACTGGATGAGGAGAAACGCCACCGGAAGGAATTCAGAGAGCGGCTGGAAAAATATGTGAGATAA
- a CDS encoding DUF308 domain-containing protein, with protein MQKRGMAFFLIFLGLIVFTFPALGLVPVAILAGFLVLMLGVGLVVAGIAEMGPDEGASLGVPLLFLGFMALILGMGFIWSPALFTWIVGLIVWIIGLFLILEGVARILSRTGVNACGVKDIIIGILILLVGLFLASYTWLLGVLVGLWLLTTGIRMLTKKE; from the coding sequence ATGCAAAAACGAGGTATGGCCTTTTTTTTAATTTTCCTGGGCCTCATTGTATTTACCTTTCCAGCCCTGGGACTAGTGCCGGTTGCTATTCTAGCGGGATTTCTGGTACTGATGTTAGGTGTGGGCCTGGTAGTGGCTGGGATAGCTGAGATGGGCCCGGATGAAGGTGCAAGTTTAGGGGTTCCTTTACTTTTTCTGGGATTTATGGCCCTTATTCTGGGAATGGGATTCATATGGAGCCCGGCCCTATTCACTTGGATAGTGGGATTAATAGTCTGGATAATTGGCCTGTTCCTAATACTGGAAGGAGTGGCCAGAATACTTTCCAGGACCGGTGTGAATGCCTGCGGAGTTAAAGACATAATCATAGGTATCCTGATCCTGTTGGTGGGATTATTCTTGGCATCCTACACCTGGCTTTTAGGAGTATTAGTGGGCTTATGGTTATTAACCACCGGGATAAGGATGCTTACTAAAAAAGAATGA
- a CDS encoding DUF3795 domain-containing protein yields MTDKSLVSYCGLYCGDCHGYKGSIADLASDLRKELKKYNFDEVAKVIPFKEFKNYPECYECLGAMEHLRCEGCQEGERSKYCNIAQCTQKKEFQGCWECDEFETCPEFDFLKPVHRDANLKNLKKIKKEGLEGFLEGKRHW; encoded by the coding sequence ATGACTGATAAAAGTTTAGTTAGTTATTGTGGGCTTTACTGCGGGGACTGCCATGGATATAAGGGCTCCATAGCAGATTTAGCCAGTGATCTTCGAAAAGAATTAAAGAAGTATAATTTCGACGAAGTAGCAAAGGTAATTCCTTTCAAAGAATTTAAGAACTACCCGGAATGCTATGAATGTTTAGGGGCCATGGAGCATTTGAGGTGTGAGGGTTGCCAGGAAGGTGAACGATCAAAGTATTGTAACATTGCCCAATGCACCCAGAAGAAGGAATTCCAAGGATGCTGGGAGTGCGACGAATTTGAAACCTGCCCTGAGTTTGACTTTTTAAAGCCTGTGCACCGGGATGCTAACCTGAAAAACCTTAAGAAAATAAAAAAAGAGGGATTAGAAGGTTTTCTGGAGGGAAAAAGGCACTGGTAA
- a CDS encoding DUF5518 domain-containing protein: MNWKIIGITGLVNAALTIPLSLIAFPLLVLGPLFGGFLASYLSTGYEEYVKIDKKDGAVMGSFSGIIGGIIIALASILGFGAISNMAGSVSNQMGDGVVLTVYLIFQLTLIISFILGLVGGVIGVMVKDRI; this comes from the coding sequence ATGAACTGGAAAATAATCGGTATAACTGGTCTGGTGAATGCTGCGTTAACTATCCCCTTATCCTTAATCGCATTCCCCCTACTAGTTTTAGGCCCACTATTTGGTGGATTCCTGGCATCCTACCTGAGCACGGGATATGAAGAATATGTTAAAATCGATAAAAAAGACGGAGCAGTGATGGGCTCATTTTCAGGAATAATTGGTGGTATAATAATAGCTTTAGCATCTATTCTGGGCTTCGGAGCCATAAGTAACATGGCGGGATCAGTATCCAACCAAATGGGGGATGGTGTGGTTTTAACGGTGTACCTCATATTTCAGCTGACGTTAATTATTAGCTTCATTTTAGGATTAGTAGGAGGAGTCATTGGAGTAATGGTTAAAGATAGAATCTAG
- a CDS encoding PsbP-related protein, whose protein sequence is MQKIGLILIAILFVSISGCVNPLNSQTNASQVVEQAIPAGSPANTTPTTNLPRQTYNNNEISFNYPTSWEMVPAENIETIHDDPDFYRLVAVSPQGADPTLVSIQRTSSNAQLDNKVSAKKQRIQNNNGQVLSERTFTLDGVPAVALTYEYSDHQYRFLAVYLEKNGIVYALVLGAKKGEFGNQAGNFEMILNSFHVK, encoded by the coding sequence ATGCAGAAAATTGGGTTAATTTTGATTGCTATTTTATTTGTTTCCATATCTGGCTGTGTAAATCCATTAAATAGTCAAACCAATGCCAGCCAAGTAGTGGAGCAGGCTATTCCTGCCGGTTCTCCGGCCAACACCACGCCCACCACCAACCTACCCCGGCAGACCTACAATAACAATGAGATCAGTTTCAACTATCCCACCTCCTGGGAGATGGTTCCCGCGGAGAATATCGAGACCATTCATGATGATCCTGATTTCTATCGACTAGTGGCGGTCAGTCCCCAGGGAGCAGATCCCACCCTGGTCAGTATCCAACGCACCTCTTCCAACGCCCAACTGGATAATAAGGTTAGTGCTAAAAAGCAGAGAATTCAGAATAATAATGGCCAGGTCTTATCCGAAAGAACCTTCACCCTGGATGGTGTTCCTGCGGTGGCCTTAACCTACGAATATTCTGATCACCAGTACCGGTTCCTGGCCGTTTATCTAGAAAAAAATGGCATAGTTTATGCCCTTGTTCTCGGCGCTAAAAAAGGCGAGTTCGGAAATCAGGCCGGAAACTTTGAGATGATCTTAAACAGTTTCCATGTGAAATAG
- a CDS encoding TspO/MBR family protein, translated as MEGFKVNEIPKLMVSLIIVFIVVAIGSVATSPQIPVWYATLARPAWAPPNWLFPVVWTILYILIGISLFLVWRKSLESKQALVVFAVQLGLNLLWSLVFFGLHSIVGGLVIILMLWMAILANIIVFYRISRWAGLILLPYLVWVSIASYLNYSIYLLN; from the coding sequence ATGGAAGGTTTTAAAGTTAATGAAATCCCGAAACTGATGGTATCCCTAATCATTGTTTTCATAGTAGTCGCCATCGGTAGTGTGGCCACCTCCCCCCAAATACCAGTCTGGTACGCTACCCTGGCCCGACCCGCCTGGGCACCACCAAACTGGCTTTTCCCAGTGGTATGGACTATCCTGTATATCCTGATAGGCATATCCCTGTTTCTGGTGTGGAGGAAAAGCCTCGAAAGTAAACAGGCCCTGGTGGTCTTCGCAGTGCAACTGGGTTTGAACCTGTTGTGGTCCCTGGTATTTTTCGGCCTTCATTCGATAGTCGGTGGCCTGGTAATTATACTAATGCTGTGGATGGCCATATTAGCAAACATCATAGTATTCTACCGTATTTCCAGGTGGGCGGGTTTGATCCTTCTACCCTACCTGGTGTGGGTGAGTATAGCCAGTTATCTGAACTACTCCATTTACCTGCTGAACTGA
- a CDS encoding DUF2769 domain-containing protein, translated as MGKIEFNAENVAKCLCTTCPVQGTSDCVKGKMKKIQEMMAEDVDIATIIGPDDVPGVYCATGKATCTDLYFHEECQCAECPIFKENDLVKGEPVGYYCRDGAAK; from the coding sequence ATGGGAAAAATAGAGTTTAATGCCGAGAATGTGGCAAAATGTCTGTGCACCACTTGTCCCGTGCAGGGCACCAGTGACTGTGTGAAGGGAAAAATGAAAAAGATCCAGGAGATGATGGCGGAAGATGTGGATATCGCCACCATAATTGGACCCGATGATGTGCCCGGAGTCTACTGCGCAACTGGAAAAGCAACCTGCACCGATCTGTACTTCCATGAAGAATGCCAGTGCGCAGAATGCCCAATTTTCAAGGAAAACGATTTAGTGAAGGGTGAACCAGTGGGATACTACTGCCGAGATGGGGCTGCTAAATAA
- a CDS encoding Rieske (2Fe-2S) protein, whose product MSFVEVATTEELRDGTMKMARVNGHEILLARSGDNYYSADNRCPHMGGNLSQGTLDGTVVTCPRHHSQFDLADGHVIRWTDFTGIKKSLGKLFKSPRPLKTHPVKVEGEKVLVDL is encoded by the coding sequence ATGAGTTTTGTAGAAGTAGCCACAACTGAGGAGTTAAGAGACGGTACTATGAAAATGGCCAGGGTGAATGGGCATGAAATCCTTTTAGCCAGAAGCGGTGATAATTATTACAGTGCAGATAACCGCTGCCCCCATATGGGTGGTAATTTATCCCAGGGCACCCTGGATGGAACGGTAGTGACCTGTCCCCGACATCATAGCCAGTTTGATCTTGCTGATGGCCATGTGATTCGCTGGACAGATTTCACTGGAATAAAGAAGTCCCTTGGTAAATTATTTAAATCTCCCCGGCCATTGAAGACCCATCCCGTTAAGGTTGAAGGTGAAAAAGTTTTAGTGGACCTATAA
- a CDS encoding alpha/beta fold hydrolase, with amino-acid sequence MTAPFEVLTPLAQEFVGLLLGFDFTSATARFDEEMKAALSETQLKESWMNLITEAGVLLQMDTERTQEVENYRIVVLRCHFQRAIIDVQVVFNDQEQISGLNFIPTQMEYHPPAYVNEAAFQEVEVMVGEGLWALPGTLTLPDGPSPFPGVVLVHGSGPNDRDETIGPNKTFRDLAWGLASQGVAVLRYDKRTFTHAGELTPELVEKMTVKEEVLDDALLAIGLLRQRDEIDSERVFMLGHSLGATLAPRLGEMDPELAGIIIMAGITRSLEETILDQYTYLYNLSGNITDQQKAELEDLKVKVDRLKDPEILEHISREDLPLGVPVAYWRDLHEHDPVDAVKTLKIPTLVLQGGRDYQVLATVDFQGWKDALKHRDNATLRLFPELNHLFIAGEGKSTPQEYLVEGHVQEEVVDTIAQWIKG; translated from the coding sequence ATGACCGCACCCTTTGAAGTTTTAACGCCACTGGCCCAGGAGTTTGTGGGCCTGTTGCTTGGATTTGATTTTACGTCGGCTACCGCTAGATTTGATGAGGAGATGAAAGCGGCCTTAAGTGAAACACAATTGAAGGAGTCCTGGATGAATTTGATTACAGAAGCCGGGGTTCTGCTGCAAATGGATACCGAACGCACCCAGGAAGTGGAAAATTACCGGATCGTAGTGCTGAGATGCCATTTCCAGCGAGCCATAATTGATGTGCAGGTGGTGTTCAATGACCAGGAACAGATCAGTGGTTTAAACTTCATCCCCACCCAGATGGAGTATCATCCACCGGCTTATGTAAACGAGGCTGCCTTTCAGGAAGTGGAGGTGATGGTGGGGGAGGGATTATGGGCCCTGCCTGGGACCTTAACTTTGCCGGATGGTCCCTCCCCTTTCCCGGGAGTGGTTCTGGTGCATGGTTCCGGCCCCAATGACCGGGATGAGACCATTGGGCCCAACAAAACCTTCCGGGATCTGGCCTGGGGTTTAGCATCACAGGGGGTTGCGGTTTTAAGGTATGATAAACGCACCTTCACCCATGCCGGAGAGTTAACTCCCGAACTGGTGGAGAAGATGACGGTTAAAGAGGAGGTCCTGGACGATGCCCTCCTGGCCATTGGACTCCTGCGGCAAAGGGATGAAATTGATTCTGAACGTGTTTTCATGCTGGGTCATAGCCTGGGTGCTACCCTGGCTCCCCGTCTGGGAGAGATGGATCCAGAACTGGCGGGGATCATAATCATGGCCGGGATAACCCGCTCCCTGGAGGAGACGATCCTGGACCAGTACACCTACCTTTATAATTTATCTGGGAATATAACCGACCAGCAGAAGGCGGAACTGGAAGATTTGAAGGTGAAGGTGGATAGATTGAAGGACCCCGAGATTTTAGAGCATATTTCACGGGAGGACTTACCGCTAGGGGTGCCGGTGGCTTACTGGCGGGATCTACATGAACACGACCCGGTAGATGCGGTTAAAACATTGAAAATACCGACACTGGTTCTCCAGGGGGGACGTGATTACCAAGTGTTGGCCACGGTGGACTTCCAGGGCTGGAAGGATGCCCTTAAACACAGAGACAATGCTACTTTACGATTATTCCCGGAGTTGAACCATCTATTCATAGCAGGGGAAGGTAAATCAACTCCCCAGGAGTACCTGGTGGAAGGCCATGTCCAGGAGGAGGTCGTGGATACCATCGCCCAGTGGATAAAGGGTTAA